One genomic window of Nicotiana sylvestris chromosome 10, ASM39365v2, whole genome shotgun sequence includes the following:
- the LOC138879444 gene encoding uncharacterized protein: protein MPGYAKMMKDLMSRKFDFQDLATVTLTQTCSAVVIRPIAEKLSDPGSFTIPYTIGNFAFAKALCDLEAIINLMPVEIYKRMGIGRARPTSMLLQLADRTVGKFVFHADFVILDCMVDDEIPIILGRPFLPTGRALIYCEIWELKMILNDEVITFNVQKSMRRLSEFANCSLIDAMDVIVETDDEMLTIEDSLDTCLMNL, encoded by the exons atgcctggttatgcaaaaatgatgaaggacttgatgtcccgaaaattcgatttccaagacttggccacagtgaCTCTTACTCAGACCTGCAGTGCGGTGGTGATTAGACCAATTGCTGAGAAGTTGTCTGAcccagggagtttcacaattccctatactattggtaattttgcttttgcCAAGGCACTTTGTGATCTAGAGGCCATCATAAATCTTATGCCCGTGGAGATTTATAAGAGGATGGGGAtcggaagagctagacccacttcGATGTTGTTGCAGCTAGCTGACAGGACT gtagggaaatttgtgttccatGCAGATTTTGTGATCCTAGATTGCATGGTGGATGatgaaattcccataattttgggaaggccgttcttGCCCACTGGGAGAGCTCTCATTTATTGTGAGATTTGGGAGCTCAAGATGATATTGAATGATGAAgtgataacattcaatgtgcaaaaatctatgaggcgactaagtgaattcgccaattgctctcttattgatgccaTGGATGTAATAGTAGAAACTGATGATGAGATGCTGACTATTGAGGACTCTCTTGATACATGTCTGATGAATTTATAA